From Dermacentor albipictus isolate Rhodes 1998 colony chromosome 8, USDA_Dalb.pri_finalv2, whole genome shotgun sequence:
GGAGACAAGAGagagaagtaaaaaagaaaatttgtttATTAACAATCCCCTGCAGAGCCCACACGCAGAGACTGCAGTGTCCTCGACAGagacggtggcgccatctggaaGGCTGTCTTTTCTTCCTGCACAAGATGGCAAAACAAAACTATCGCAGGTTGCCCATTTACCTGCACAGTGTTCACACACGCTGGCACAAGTTCCCAGCATGGAAGTTTCGGCTATACCACAGTCAGTCGGTTGCCTTCTTGCTTTTCAAGCCTCTGCTTCCATCAAGCTCTGTGTTGCATCTACAGATGATTTTCCCACAGGTGACGAAGTTAAAAAGAGGTTTACCTCACGGCCAGCTATAACTTCCCTATTTGAAACTACATGAAACACACAACTGTTTGCATTAGGCAACCTTTGAACCAATATGAGTAAAACTTATTGCAGTGAAAACATTAAATTCTATTGTGGCTGCCAAAATGAAGGAAAGTGGAGTATCGCACTAGACAATAAACTAACAGTGTGTTAGCTATTGGTTTGCTGTTCATTGTGAGAGTACACGTTAGCTAAAAGGACTAGATGCCTTGGATTACCTAAAGAAACTTGTTTATTGTGCATGTTTTGCTAGTGAAGCATCCTTCTTGACACCAGACATGATGCACCTGCCTTATGGTGAGTGAGTTGCGTGGTGATGCTCACAGCTGAACCCTAAATTCAGCTCGCACAGTTGAATGTGCCATGCCCGTTATATTTGAAACTACAGCGCAAGATATCCACCGgatgaaaagaaaacaagatgCAGTCTTCTTCTCCTACAGTGTATTTATTGTGCTGTAGTTTTCTCACATGGACTACCAGAATGCCCAGCATATGCTTCTATCAAGTCTGTTAAGTTTGCAAGTGGTGGCGTAAATGAAAGACGTATTATTTAGTAGTTGGCTAGCTGAACTATTCACGTCTTAAATATCGCTCCAGGGTATCAGAAATGCTACTAGAGCCTTTTAGCTTTACCATGCTTAAATGTGAATTATGAGGTATCAAACTCGCCATATGAAAAATAACATGCATTAGCCTTTGTGGGATTAATTCTAATAAAGCTGCACTTGCAGAACCATGACAATGTTTTACACCAGGCCAAGTTCAAGACAAGCCAAACCTTCCGTGTACTAACGTCCCCACTGTGTCagagtactaaaaaaaaaaaaaatttattcccACAGACAATGGCATCACATCTTCTAATAAACAGCAAGACGGGCAAGTTGGTAGGTTAGCATTGGCAAATGCAACAGCACAAGATAGGTGAGAGATAATGGACTCAGACAATACAAACaaagagtgcgtaaaattaatgAGTGGCGTAATTCGCTGATGTGCCTTGTATATTTTGCATGTGCCTAGGGCCTTTGTATGTGGGAGTGTAATGGAAGATAGTGTTCTGAGTGGGTGCCCACACTGTCTGAGTCTATTGTCCTTtgtatattttgcgctgtttgaTTTCGATGATGCCCGACTTTCTTCTGGGCAGTGCCGTGAAAAATGCACATGGCTGCCCTAGCTGACGTTCGACCAACCTTGTTCATTATGTCAGTCCTGCAGCCGGCTTGAATCAGCATCTTGGCAACATCAACTCTCTCCTCTTCACATGCCAAGTGCCTGAAACACATCAATGTGGTGTTCGGGTTGACCAAGTCTAGCTATCCTGTGGCCACCATCAATGCCCAGCTGAGCAACCCTCAAATGAACTAATAATTATGAAACAAAGGAAGCGCCATCATTATGATCATCAACTACTGTAACTACGATGTCACACCTACTCGCTTCACACCCCCGTTTTTCTAAACCACCATCACGGAGATACGAAATGTGATTGCAAAAGTGTAAAGTTAAACACCTCTTACGAGTAATGGCTTCCAAGACTCCAATTTTTCATCACTGGGCAACCAGTTGCAACTGACGATGAAGTCACCAAACTGCAGCCAAAGTCcgattttttggactccctagAGGCTGCAAAAACGTTCCGACAAATTgggcagtccaaaaaaatgaatgcgtgcctttttactgcccccaaggacACCAGTCCTCAGAGGCACATCAAAATAGCTCtggaggcctgccagtacacatattaggcatatcgctggacgtactgtgacaggagacaaTGGGTTCGCGTGTGTAAATTATGTAATGCtgtacatactgtgtcccgtgacaatggCCCCTTTTCTTGACCGCACAACATCACTGCATTGCAGGAAAGCTGACTTTTGGAAATCGGCATTATGCACCGCTTGAGCCCAAAGGCAGAGTCGGCGGATGACAAAGGCAGAGTTGGCATCATTGCTGACAGCGTCAAATTATTTCAATAAAAACATGGCACCAAACAGCAGCAAGCTTGGTAGTGAATGTTgcagcagctaggcctagcactGCTGCAGTGGCTACAGCTGCTAGCAGATGGCATGCAAGAGCGCTGTTTCAATGCTGTGACAATAGTGGCTTCAATTATTGCtgtttcggacctgtggtcacagcaaaaagtccagaaaatcagaCGGCAAAGGGTTTCAGCATTAAAAATTTGACATTCTCATACATTGGCTCTGAGAGGGACGTGGCGGTGCCTAGAAGGCATCCGAAAAAAATCGGGTGTCCGAAAAAGAATTGGTTGTTGTGTAGGCGTGCACACGTGAAATCCCATTTATATTGCACGATGTGGTGAAAGCAGAAATGAAAGAATTCACTCTAGCTAGCCCTAGCCAGTTCCCTTTAATCCATGCACagcagtgatctttttttttgtcaaaaatattctggcagaacccatctATGGTGCTTGACTAAGGCTAAGTTATGCATGCACTTTATTCAATTTTCATAACATCATTGTTCATTTCATCTGTTGTGTCCAAGACAGCTATTATAGGACAGTGTTCACAGGAGTATGACACATACAATTCCGTGCTCCTTGTCAACTGTTACCATGGCCAGACAGTTACTTGCTTTTCATGCTGTAGGCTCAGTAGTCACGGCTTTGTACTGCTGAGCACGAAGCCACATAATTGATTCCAAGCTGTGACCAACGCATTTAAATGCGAAGTGAATGCAAAAATACTCTTGCATCAAGCTTTAGGTGTGTGTGGTGAAAGCTCGTAGCAGAAATCACCATAGATGATCTTCAAGGTCAGCAgtagctttcctatttgaccctGCTGTCGACCTCCATGCCATCCCTTGATCCACAGCAAACATTATGCATGTAATCTGATTAGACAAGACTCGTTGGGTAAATCGGTGACGACACTGAAGAAATTTCATATAGCAGGCACATCTTGCAGCAAGCAATAACTGGATAACAGCTATTATACAGTGAAATTAGATATCACACCACCACTTGCTTCCTTCCTCACTCTTCCACTGTTCTCTCACTTACTGTTGTTACCCTCTCGAGTTTTTGCCCTCTCCAATTTATTGTGCGAGAACGCTGTCTATCCAACCATACAAAGTGCTCGAAGTAGACAAAGAAAGCTATCCCTTAAAAATAAAGACAGAGAGAGCCCTCCATTACGGCCTACCTCATAGCCACTGTATAGCTTTGAAACATCCAACCCACTCAGCCATTCAGTCAGTCCATCAATATGTGATCCGACCACTGGAGGGAAGTGGGCGCTACTGCGTCAAGGAAGACCAGATAGTGCACTGCAGTAATGCAGACTCACAGGGGCGTGTTACCGGCCTCGTCTGTGCAGTTGATGTCCAGCTGGTTCCGGTAGCCATCGAGAAAGAGCCGCACGATGGCAGACCTTCCCAGGGACGCAGCCCGGTGCAGCGGGGTGCTGCCATACGAGTCCTGGGCATTGATGTTGGCATGGTGCTCCAATAGGAGTCTGGCAACCTGCACGACCGCAATGTTGACAAGCGTGCCTCGGAAAGTTCCAAGCTGGGCTAGTTAGTTTTCGTTCAATATGACGGAGCAGACGACGGGACAGGAACTGCGCAAACAAGACGGATGTGGATAGCGGATCTACCCTgttagtacagtaaaacctcgctGATACGTTCCCGTTACATACATCTTCCcggcgccaacgttcgcaatcgagaacaccaAAAATGACCCAGCAGAGTTACGCTCATGTTTTACCGGTTCTTACGTTCCTGGAAAACATGATTTTTCAGCATCAGCGCTCAGTATGTCACTGAAGTGCGattgtatgatacgttttccggccgctagatacCATGTGAATAAGAAAAGGCATGAGGCGCGTGCAATCGAGAACAGTACATAGCCGCCCTTCTCACCTGAAGACGACGGCGCACACAGTTCCTTATTCCGGTACGAGCAGATCTCCGCCCAGATCATcacacgccgcattcacagctatcgccgccaaacctattgcggTCAGCATCTTCACATATCTGTTTTATAGCGCATGgtgtgtagtgccattggtagttTACTGCATTCTTTTTGTAGGCGATAAGGCAAATGCGCCGCCATTTCCTGTTGCAGGCAGTGTGATGTGTACATCATGTTTCACTTCGGCATCATTTGGCattgcccaccagctcgatttcattttGGTTTCTAGTCACCCTCTGAGAACatcacgcaataggaaaacaacaaaacaagtcTCGGGTCACCAGAGCACAACCAGCTCGGTTTGGCGTCTCGTGCGGCAACGATCCACATGACATTTCGCATTATGTAAATGTGAAGgacagttgagtctgtcaaagtTTCTTTTGGTTACTTCGGATCGTATGTCTTCCCGATTAGTAGGTTTTTTGTCGCAGTTTTTTcccaaaacgtatgaacgaggttttactgtatatctCTCGTCCCGTCGTCTTGCCATCTTGGAAAGTTGTTTTCTCTCGTAACTGGACGTGGTGGCGTAGCTTCCTTGCAAGGAAGTTGCTTCAAACACCCTCGGCAACAAtgagtaaagaaaaagaagctgcCTTTACTTGTGGAATATGCATGCAGCCTGAAATTGAGCAGCACACCGTCAACTTGGTTGTGCCAACATCAGAGTTAAATAATCAACTTCAGGCTGTATACGTCAACTGCGAAATATAGTTCTTTTCCGCAGCACCTTTGGCAGAGCTGAAACAAAAAGATCTCAGAAGGAGCCATCAAAGATGATTGTCATAGTGAGTGATAGCTTCTCGGTTACCCTGCCATGTTTCTTGTGTAAAGAGGACGTGTCCTGGCACTTGCCTTCCTTGCTTCTCTCCTCCTCCTGTGTGTGTGACATCATCGCATGTGCCAAGCCATTACgtgtctccctctctctttcttgtcaCCCTTGTTACGCTTTACTACGTTAGATCGCTGTCTGCCAACCATACAGTTTCTCCCAATATTACTTGGAGGGAAACCTGGCGCCACCATCTATCAGTTTCATGACAGCACTGtttcatgggaatgacggtatatagGTCTGCAAGGCTTATGTTGGCTGGTGTTGAGCGAGGCTTGActtaaaacgtggatatggctgcaGAGATAATAGAGTCTTAAAATGAATTCGTAAGAAGTGTTCACTCACTCGTATTACATCTTTTAACAAATTTTATTCACCTGTAGTGCATAATCAAGTGTAGAAAAGCAAGAAGAGACTACAAAATGTCGCAAAACGAGCATGGACCTTGtcatctgtcctccaactttgGTGGCCTGCGGATACTTAAGATTGATAAAATCGTATGTACACGTGCAAGTCCTTATGATTGAGTATAACATAATTTTTTGTAATACTAAAGTTAAAAGTGCTTTCTACATGCAGTTTCTATAGAAAATTAACGACGTTGGAAGACagaataggtggtgtccaaaacgCAACAACTACGACTGTTTCAGGCTCTCGCTATCATTTCCGCTGCATGCAAACAGCAAAAGCAAAGCCTTCAAGACCTGCATCCGTTTATCCTGAGGGCGTCACCACTCGGGCATGGATTTGGACATCACCTCATGGTGCTAGCCAGGCGTGCCTTCAAGCTGTCCTGGCTTTCCCAGAACGACACCAATCCAAAGCCACCATATCTCAGCATTCCCGTGCATACAACAACATCACAGCGCCAgttttccctctaggtaatattgtgagaaactctatgctgccAACCATGACAACCCGGGAGAAGTACTAGCTATAAAGAACAGACCAGAAGTTAAAGCAGCAGACTTACCTCTAGGTGATCTTTAGACGCAGCGTAATGCAACGACGTCTGGCCCATCTGGTTTGCGATGCCCACTTTGGCATTCCTGTTAAGCAGAGCAGACACTATCTCAACATGACCGACAGATGATGCAATCATGAGTGGCGTCCAATTGGCCTGcaccaaaaagaaaaatgaaaaaaggaaaagctTGGTAACAAGGCCAGAAAGTCATGAAATTAACAACTCGGCCAAATACTTGGCTTCCGCTGCCCATAACATTAAATACTTGAGTTATGTGGAGCATATGCATACGTAGAAATATGTACAAACAGATACAAACCACAAAGTTTACAAAACCATATGCAAGCTACTATGTCATGGTTGATATGAAAGAGTAGTCTCATTAATTTTTGGTGGTGTTTGTCCCACATAGTGATTGGTCACTGCAAGGACTGTAATTAGAAACTTTCATTTAATGCAAGTAAAAAAACTTATCAGGATCctgttattgaaaaaaaaataaaacagaaatatTAACCTTTCAAATTCCAAGTGTACCTTACAACACCTCAGAAAACATAATAACCCAACTCCTCAGCTCAACTCCCTAAGCAAACAAACAAGGCAGGGTGTATGTCGAGTGATCTCCTAAACAACGCTTTGCAATGGGTGAATGCACTTTGTATCATGGATCTGGGACCTGAAATGGGTGCGATGTAACGCTAACGCATTTCTGTTGCATTTATCACTAAATGGCCACTCAATCTTTTTGTACGCATCACTTGTGCAGCCTCCTCTTTCTACAATTCTTCTTGGGGATCCTTTATGAATGGCAGTGTCTATTCTCCAGGCAGCCGAGAGAATTTCTGAAACGAATTTCTCCCGGCAGTCGCCTTCTTCCTATTGGCTCTTGTATGGTTAGGTTAGCGTACACCTCCAGACATTTCTTCCAGGCAGTTTGTCATGGGACCACCGAGCTCCAATAGGAGGCGAGTGCCGGGAAATAGACTTTAtgtatctgcctattctctttcCAAATGCACtcttgtttttttatatatatatacattggtGATATTCAATGCTATCAGGTTGGGTCGACGTGATGAATTGCTTCCGTAATACCTCCTTGCCGAACCATGGCCAGTCTTCCTCGTTGGCGTATGTGTTATTTCTGTAggacaacaacaataacaagagTGTACCAGCTTTCGATCTCGAAGACAACAATTTTCTGTTCTGTCAGGACCGCGAAAAATAACAGTAGTTTGAGATGTCTAATCAACGATGCGCTCCACATTAATATAGCAGGCTAGATTTTAACAATTAATGCACCGGTGAGACATTGTTTGGCTAGCGAGTTCTCATTATAAAAGCATCCGCGCACTACACACCTCATCGACGCAGTCAACCGGGGACCCTTGCTGCAGAAGAAAGTTGACGATGTCGTTGTGCTTGCCCGAGACGGCCCAGTGCAGGGGTATGCGTCCCGCCTGCGAGGTGAGAAGGGTGGATTTTCATGACAGCGACGGCAACGGCGCTTACAATGAAACGCCGGTAAGGATATGCTCCGTCATTCAACGAATGATGGGCCTTTTCCGAAAGCTGCTATGACTCTGTCATTTCCTCAAAGTCACTTATCCGGTAAGAACACGCCGAGAGCGAGCTTACGAGGTCTTTCTTGGTGAGTATCGTGCGATCGGCGCATAGCTGCTGCTTCAGAGCTTCGAATTTCCCGTCGTACGCCAAGTTACATATCCAGCTGTCCGACATGTTTGATACCGGGTAGGCGAAAAAGGTGAAGCGACCCAACACGCTTCAAGACGCCTATTAAAAATTGTTCGTTTTCTAAAATATTTACGAATCACGCAAATATTTTTAGCAAGAAATATTTAAATAACTAAAAGTCATACTGTCGCGCTGGCATTAGAATGCTTAAATTTTCAGCATTCTCGGCACGACTTTTTTATTTTCGGGTTTTCGCTTTCGGAACTCGCGGCGGTCTGTCGGTGGTTGTGGTCGGTCGTCTTGTTGGGGTGAGTTGTCGTAGATTTTTCACTCGACGTCGTTGTTTAGAAATGCCGCGTGCATCGTCGATCGCGAGAATTCGTGCAATCACAACGAGGGAGACGAACCGTACGCGACGCGCTAAGCCCAGTTCCCAGAGTTTGAAACCCTCGCCGCCAAAGGGCTTGTCACCGGCGTGACTTGCCGAAATAGGTAGCCCTCACTGGCGTTCTCGTATTTGGGATGCTTTTCGGTGACTCGCCGGTGCCCGCGGCTTGTCGCGAGTTTCTCGCGAAATTCGGCACGTCGCCGCGTTGCCACCTTGACGGCACTGCCTCGTCCGATCTTCGGATCTGTCTTCAAGCACTGCCGCGTGCGCCAAGAACAAATCGCTCGCTAAACCAAGTTGTGAGCGCCCTCCTTTATCCGACAGGCAAGCTGGCGAATCGGATCAGTGAACGCCAAATTGTTCGGTGGCGCGCATTTCGTTTCGGCGCATGTTGGCTTGCCGAATTTCGAAACTTGTCGGGCGACTCGTTCGACGCCTGCGCGcgtcgtcaaaaaaaaaaaaaaaacgaagagcaCAGTAAATTCGGTCGGTGCGGCGTCAGGCCGCGTTACCTTCGCCAtcgagctaaaaaaaaaaaagtgttttcatGCGATTGTCTCGCGAGAACTTCGTTTCGGTACATGGAAGTAGCTGGAGCTGTTGAGAAAATCGttgaaaaatgaaataagaaatCGCAGATAAATCCGGCAAATGAAGTCTGCACCGTTATTCAACTATTCGTTCCGACTTAGCTGAGAGAAATACAAACGAAAGTTTGTGATATCGTGCTCATGTTTGTATGTCGCTACCAGAACCTATTAGAAGCTCCGCCCACAAAACTACGGCTTTGTATGTGCCTCTCTTTACTACAAAGTACAGTTCCCCGAGAGAGACTTAAATATTGAGGGAAGGTCGcctctgccgtgacgtcacgcaaATGAACGAACGCAATTGGCTGGCGCACAAATACACTTTAATTGGATGCTGTGCCACATTCTTAGGTTGGCATTTATTAGTTTGACCTGATTCACTGATGTTTTTGATACCTTGATGCATTTATTTCATTATTCTTGTTGTCCTTGCAGGAAATCGGCAGCAATGTCGAACGAAACATTTTCAGATGCCGGCAGGCTGGTTAAGATGGAGGTGGACTACAGTAAAACCTGCGACGAGAAAATTCCTCAGTGCGAGGAGCTTGCCAAAGTACGTGATGACTTCCTCAAGCATTTCGTGCTTTCTTCTGCTCGTATTTGTCTACTTGATCGTTAATCGCATGCTCCAACTGTCATTTCAGAAAGGTGACCTGAAGGGTGCGCTCGATCAGTTGCTGTCCTTGGAGAAGCAGGCGAGAACAGTGAGTGTTGTCTCCACAAGCTACGCTCAAGTTTATAGTGGTGTGCGAACAATAATTTTTGAGAGCGAACCAAACGCGAATTTATGAATGTGAGGACCGAATCGCACATCGAATGCTTTTTGAACCCTtgtcaggtaaaaaaaaaaaagattttcgtCTTCAGTATATATGAAacaatgttcacatcctagtattcacAGTGATACTAAGTTTCTGTCATAACATTGCACGTTATGAAACATTCAATTGTAGCATTTGGAACAATAAGCAGCTTGTTTTCGTATTCGGGACTCTCTGGAGAGCACGAACTATCATGTTCTAGAAGGAAGAGTGCAGCTCTCTGAGCGATACACACAGTGCCCCACTAAAGCCCTGCAGTGGTCTTAAGGTGATGACAACGGCGGTGAAGCTCTTGTGCTCATGGCGGAAGTGAAACGGACTGCGTGTTGCAGGGTGGCGACACGCACTCGACCTCCCGGGTCCTGGTCGCCATCGTGCGCCTGTGCTTCGAGAGCAAGGACTGGGCCGCCCTGTCGGAGCAGGTGTTGGCGCTGACCAAGCGGCGCAGCCAGATGAAGCAGTCCGTGGCTAAGATGGTGCAGGAGTGTCTTACCTACATCGACAAGATGCCCGACAAGGAGACCAAGCTGGCCTTCATCGACACCCTCCGCACCGTCACGGCCGGAAAGGTGAGGGAAGGAGGAGCAGCGCACTCGCGCATGCCCGCACTGCAGTTCGTATTTCTTCTAACGGTGCATTGGACTGGTTCCTACTGTGCTCCAACTCGGCTTGCAGCAATGCGGAGCCCTGTCGTGGTTGGATCTAGAGGAAGCTCGTGCCCGAGGCGGCGTTTGTGACTCGGCAAGAAAAGTGCATACATTTAGCAAGCTTTCGGTCGTCTTAAACAACTTTGAATGAGAGGTGCTGAATCTCTTGCTAGTCGCAACTATGTGAAGCCAAGGGAAGCATAGGTGAAAATGATTAGTCTTCAATTGAAGTTACAttacaaaatttatttttcagAACAATGTGCATAATCTCATGGCTTTAGATAAACGTCACCaagcaacttgactggtcctaGTAGCCAAGGcaaatcaaaatggcagcaggcAGTGCAAAATGCACCGCCAACTGCCATTTGTAAATTTAGTAAGGTACAAAATGTAGATATAATATGGAAAAAGGGGtaatgaaagtaaaaaaaaaattatccatcGATGCCAGTTGAAGCTGGAGCCACATCTTGCGCTGTGCTACCAACTTGAGCTACTTCAGCGGATGTCTTCCCTCGCACTACCATCTTaggtatctgtgtgtgtgtgcattaggtctagccctaggagtgTTGACCCTTCGGTTCTCCTTATTCTCATTCGTTGCATGGTGAGGGTCTCAACTGGGGCAGTCTTGGTGTCCTCAGATATAGCACACAAGGGTTTATTAGACAGTTGCCGTCTCCCAAGTTCACGTGACGCCTGCAATCAAAAAAAGAAGTGGCAAGTTCGTTACCATGGATGTGAGCGGCGTTGGCGAATACCCCTGTCAGGTCGACTGATTTGGTGTCACTTTTGGTGACACCAAAACAATCTGCTGCACTTCACTGTTAGTGTCGCTCGCAGGTTGTCAAAAGTATAGTTTTAGCGACACTTGCTGTTGCATGTGCTGACCTGCAAGTGTGTCCGTTAAAGTCGCGTCGCCGTGTCGTAGTGCTTAGCCTCAACAGCAGTGCTTAAAACTTGTAGGGTCAAGGAAGAGGCTGTGTAGAGTAATGTAAGGTTTTTCGTAGCCACTGCGTAGGGCACCTTTTTGAAAAAGTGTTTAGAGAACACCGGTTTTCGCGCGGTCTTGAGAAAGTCACATTAATTGGGGATCCGCTGTAGCTAATGTCTACCCTCAAGCGCATCATTTCTTTCATAAAGCAAATAGCTCTCCAGAAACATTTGGCCATTTGCCAGTATTGATAGTCTTCAGTGGTGGCTTCTGCACAATCCTTTTCCATGCCATTACTGGACAGAAATTGCGAAAACAACTCACGCGCATAAACGTGTACGCCACAACTAAGCGTGGGGGTCCCGTCGAGGTCTGACTTTGACATGCGTCCTGCGTCGCAGATCTACGTGGAGGTTGAGCGTGCCCGGCTGACCCACAAGTTGGCCCAGATGAAGGAGGCAGAAGGCAACGTCGCCGAGGCAGCCACCCTGATGCAGGAGCTGCAGGTTGAGACGTTTGGCTCCATGGAGAAGCGCGAGAAAGTGGAGCTCATCCTGGAGCAGATGCGGCTCTGCCTGGCCCGCCAGGACTACATCCGCACGCAGATCATCAGCAAGAAGATCGCGCCAAAGTTCTTCGATGACACAGCGCAGCAGGCCAGTGATTCGCCCTGTTCCGGTGGTTTAATACCTACTCTGTTGAGCAGCTGTCCATCAGGCAGTGTTTTTGATTAGTAGTGTCTATAAGTGGCAGCATTTCTGTTGATAAGACAGTGAGAATATGTTTTTAGCAGGGATTGTAATGGTCCTTTAGAATCCGCGAACAGAGTCAAAGCTCTATATGGTGAAGTAACTAAAAAGTTAACTTACCGCTCTTGAAATGGAACAGATATGTGTTTGTAACGAATGTCGGATATAACGAAACTCTTTCTGTGACAGATGCGACCTTGCTTTACCGAGGCTCGACTGTATACCATATTAGCTCGCATAAAgcttgcactttttttcttttcacgggAAACTGATGTGAAGTTGAGGGGATACAATAATTACGTGGGAAAATTTTCCCTAAAGAACATTCTAGgactaaatagaaaaaaaaaggcggctgTATATCGGGGCTTTCTTGCCACCCACTGTAAGCCCAAACGAAATATTACTTCCAAACAGCAGCATTTACCGTTGTGATGAAATCACAGGTTTACGCAAACAGGAAGTGCAAAGGCCCTTCATTTTCAGACATTAGCTGAACCAAGATTCACTAAACAGATAAATAAAGAGACTCTGGCTTGACTTATTCAGCCTTGTCAGAACTTATGCTCAGAGGAGCAGACAACGGTCTCTACAGCACTCTTCAAGGGCGCATTGATtactctagaaaaaaaaatcaaatttttgaTAGCAATTGGGGGTGATGCTAGCATCACATGAGTACTGTATACAGTAGAAGCCATTTTTAAGGTTTTGAAAACCGATCTGAGGGCAGTAAAGATATGATACATTCAAGAACTACATTTCAGAACTCGAAGCACAGGAACTTAGGAGCAGGCAAGTTCCAGAAATGCAATTGCTGACTCTCTTGCCCAATGCAGGACCTGAAGATGCGCTACTACAAGCTGATGATTGAACTGGACCAGCACGAGAGTTCATACCTAGCCATCTGCAAGCACTACTCGGCCC
This genomic window contains:
- the LOC135917153 gene encoding 26S proteasome non-ATPase regulatory subunit 10-like isoform X2, with amino-acid sequence MSDSWICNLAYDGKFEALKQQLCADRTILTKKDLAGRIPLHWAVSGKHNDIVNFLLQQGSPVDCVDEANWTPLMIASSVGHVEIVSALLNRNAKVGIANQMGQTSLHYAASKDHLEDSYGSTPLHRAASLGRSAIVRLFLDGYRNQLDINCTDEAGNTPLHLACEEERVDVAKMLIQAGCRTDIMNKEEKTAFQMAPPSLSRTLQSLRVGSAGDC
- the LOC135917153 gene encoding 26S proteasome non-ATPase regulatory subunit 10-like isoform X1, which produces MSDSWICNLAYDGKFEALKQQLCADRTILTKKDLAGRIPLHWAVSGKHNDIVNFLLQQGSPVDCVDEANWTPLMIASSVGHVEIVSALLNRNAKVGIANQMGQTSLHYAASKDHLEVARLLLEHHANINAQDSYGSTPLHRAASLGRSAIVRLFLDGYRNQLDINCTDEAGNTPLHLACEEERVDVAKMLIQAGCRTDIMNKEEKTAFQMAPPSLSRTLQSLRVGSAGDC
- the Rpn5 gene encoding 26S proteasome non-ATPase regulatory subunit 12, translated to MSNETFSDAGRLVKMEVDYSKTCDEKIPQCEELAKKGDLKGALDQLLSLEKQARTGGDTHSTSRVLVAIVRLCFESKDWAALSEQVLALTKRRSQMKQSVAKMVQECLTYIDKMPDKETKLAFIDTLRTVTAGKIYVEVERARLTHKLAQMKEAEGNVAEAATLMQELQVETFGSMEKREKVELILEQMRLCLARQDYIRTQIISKKIAPKFFDDTAQQDLKMRYYKLMIELDQHESSYLAICKHYSALYRTESVQKDEAQRKEALRNMLLFLMLSPHDNEQHDLIHRAKLDKNLDELPQYKELLKLFITRELIDWRSMCKAYETELRTTPGTIFAAGDEMGDRRWNDLKSRVVEHNIRVMSQYYTRITLERMSQLLDLSQKGTEEVLSELVVAGRVWAKIDRLAGVVCFSCHKEPNQVLNEWSSNLNSLMALLSKTSHLISKEEMVHRHLHAQTPPATSSSTTAET